The proteins below come from a single Chryseobacterium nepalense genomic window:
- a CDS encoding DUF4349 domain-containing protein has translation MKTTYLRLSLAAALLLGIYSCKKGEVASTDMEAYATADSSAAMVSDSVSSVATMRVKDKQFIKTADVNMEVKDVYETTISIEKSVQELGGFVTKSNLQSNVVSENTYNTSNENAVLVKKYQTENRMQLRVPTEKLGELLTMINDKKLFLNSRLINAEDITSSIKYAQLESKRIEKNSKNISALKANKDKVELDNENMAEDNQQQLANMDVTDNLKYSMVDVYIKEPKIRVAEIAITNTDSIDDKYNFDFLYSAKSAFVEGYYLIQKIVVGLITVWPIVLIGIAVVYFARKRKSAKKRSDAEA, from the coding sequence ATGAAAACAACGTACCTCAGATTATCATTGGCAGCCGCATTGTTATTAGGAATATACTCCTGTAAAAAAGGAGAAGTTGCATCAACAGATATGGAAGCGTATGCTACCGCTGACTCTTCGGCAGCAATGGTTTCGGATAGTGTTTCTTCCGTTGCCACAATGAGAGTAAAAGACAAGCAGTTTATTAAAACCGCTGATGTGAACATGGAAGTAAAAGACGTTTATGAGACAACGATCTCTATTGAAAAATCTGTACAGGAACTTGGAGGATTTGTAACAAAAAGCAACCTGCAGAGTAATGTTGTTTCGGAAAATACATATAACACATCGAATGAAAATGCCGTACTGGTAAAAAAGTACCAGACAGAAAACAGGATGCAGCTGCGAGTTCCCACTGAAAAACTCGGTGAACTGCTCACTATGATCAACGATAAAAAACTATTCCTTAATTCAAGGCTCATTAACGCGGAAGATATAACATCAAGCATAAAATACGCCCAGCTTGAAAGCAAAAGAATTGAAAAAAACAGCAAAAACATCTCTGCATTAAAAGCCAATAAAGATAAAGTAGAGCTGGATAACGAAAATATGGCTGAAGACAATCAACAACAATTAGCCAACATGGATGTGACTGACAACTTGAAATACAGCATGGTGGATGTTTACATTAAAGAACCAAAAATCAGAGTTGCTGAGATTGCCATTACCAATACAGACAGTATTGATGATAAATATAACTTCGATTTTCTATACAGTGCTAAATCAGCTTTTGTGGAAGGATATTATTTAATTCAGAAAATTGTTGTAGGATTAATTACAGTATGGCCAATTGTATTAATCGGAATTGCAGTCGTTTATTTTGCAAGAAAAAGGAAGTCTGCAAAAAAGCGGTCGGACGCCGAAGCATAA
- a CDS encoding glycoside hydrolase family 125 protein, which produces MNRRNFIRKSSLGIGFFALPLPVKFIFNEEYISRRPEISQRKFTSEAIEKTIKTVKKSIADKELAWMFENCFPNTLDTTVKFYYKNNKPYTYVITGDIDAMWLRDSSAQVYPYLGLANEDEKLKNLLKGIINKQVECVLLDPYANAFFDDAAKISEWKDDSTLMKPGIHERKWEIDSLCYVMRLSYNYWKATGDSSVFDADWKKAMLLILQTFKQQQRKDSKGPYKFQRSNGNPLDTQFAGGYGNPTMKVGLIHSMFRPSDDATFYPFLISSNMFAVVSLRETAEIFSKILKDENSSGQFKDLAKEVDDAIQKYAILNHPEAGKIYALEIDGFGNALFMDDANVPNLLSIPYLGYASKDDKIYQNTRKFSLSKTNPWFSEGKFAKGIGGPHIGEHKIWPLGLIMQALTTDNDEEIISCLKMLKATHAGTGFIHESFDVDHPEDFTRAWFAWANTLFGELILHLYKTKPEILKRKF; this is translated from the coding sequence ATCAACAGACGTAATTTTATCAGAAAATCATCATTAGGAATTGGCTTTTTTGCTTTGCCCTTGCCTGTAAAATTTATTTTTAACGAAGAATATATTTCCAGACGGCCCGAAATTTCCCAACGAAAATTTACGTCTGAAGCGATTGAAAAAACCATTAAGACAGTTAAAAAATCAATTGCTGACAAAGAACTGGCGTGGATGTTTGAAAATTGTTTTCCTAATACATTAGACACAACAGTAAAATTTTATTATAAAAATAATAAACCTTACACTTATGTAATTACGGGAGATATTGACGCCATGTGGCTCAGGGATTCTTCTGCACAGGTTTATCCGTATTTAGGTCTTGCCAATGAAGATGAAAAGCTGAAGAATCTCTTAAAAGGTATTATTAATAAGCAGGTAGAATGTGTTCTTCTTGATCCTTATGCCAATGCTTTTTTTGATGATGCAGCCAAAATAAGCGAATGGAAAGATGATTCCACACTAATGAAGCCAGGAATTCATGAAAGGAAGTGGGAAATCGATTCTTTGTGTTATGTGATGAGATTGTCTTATAACTACTGGAAAGCAACTGGTGATTCTTCAGTATTTGATGCGGATTGGAAAAAAGCAATGCTTTTGATTTTGCAGACTTTTAAACAGCAGCAAAGAAAAGATTCAAAAGGACCTTATAAATTCCAGCGATCCAATGGGAATCCTTTGGATACGCAGTTTGCAGGAGGGTACGGAAATCCAACCATGAAAGTTGGACTTATTCATTCGATGTTCAGACCTTCGGATGATGCTACTTTTTACCCGTTTTTGATTTCTTCCAATATGTTTGCGGTAGTTTCTTTAAGAGAGACGGCAGAAATCTTTTCTAAAATTTTAAAAGATGAGAATTCTTCAGGTCAGTTTAAAGATTTGGCTAAAGAAGTAGATGATGCGATTCAAAAATATGCTATTTTAAATCATCCTGAGGCGGGAAAGATTTATGCATTGGAAATCGACGGTTTTGGAAATGCTCTGTTTATGGATGATGCCAATGTCCCGAATTTACTGTCCATCCCTTATTTAGGATATGCTTCGAAAGACGATAAAATTTATCAGAATACCAGGAAGTTTTCTTTGAGCAAGACCAATCCATGGTTTAGTGAGGGGAAATTTGCCAAAGGAATCGGCGGGCCGCACATCGGAGAACATAAGATCTGGCCTTTAGGCTTGATCATGCAGGCTTTAACCACCGATAACGATGAAGAAATTATTTCATGTTTGAAAATGCTGAAGGCCACACACGCGGGAACAGGATTTATCCATGAGTCTTTTGATGTTGATCATCCTGAGGATTTTACAAGGGCGTGGTTTGCCTGGGCCAATACTTTATTTGGTGAACTGATTCTTCATCTCTATAAAACAAAACCGGAAATTCTTAAAAGAAAGTTTTAA
- the pgi gene encoding glucose-6-phosphate isomerase — protein MLSKINPTQTNSWKALDEQFANNDFDLRSLFQSNPNRFNEFSIKRPNFLFDYSKNLIDSETKKLLLSLAEECELKDAISKMFSGDKINETEGRAVLHTALRDFSDKEILVDGENIKPQIKKVLDHMKSFSESIISGAHKGFSGKEITDVVNIGIGGSDLGPVMVVSALKHFKTRLNVHFVSNVDGNHIAEVVKDLNPETTLFIIASKTFTTQETMTNAHSARDWFLKAGKQEDVAKHFVALSTNVQAVKDFGIAEENIFEFWDWVGGRYSLWSAIGLSIVLAVGYENFEQLLRGAYDTDQHFQTADFAENIPVLMGLIGIWYRNFYAATTVAILPYSQYLDRFPAYFQQGDMESNGKCVDRNGEFVEYETGPIIWGEPGTNGQHAFYQLIHQGTELIPADFIAYAKSPNKVSDHQDKLLANFFAQTEALAFGKTEEEVEAELKASGKSDEEIDFLLNYKVFQGNTPTNSILFNELTPFSLGQLIALYEHKIFVQGVIWNIFSFDQFGVELGKVLANKILPELESNDTVSAHDSSTNGLINYYKANK, from the coding sequence ATGCTATCAAAAATAAATCCTACTCAAACCAATAGCTGGAAAGCATTAGACGAACAGTTTGCCAATAATGATTTTGATCTGAGAAGTCTTTTTCAAAGCAATCCGAACCGTTTTAATGAATTTTCAATCAAAAGACCGAATTTTTTGTTCGATTATTCAAAAAACCTCATCGATTCCGAAACGAAAAAGCTTCTTTTAAGCCTTGCAGAAGAATGTGAACTGAAAGATGCCATTTCCAAAATGTTTTCGGGAGACAAAATCAATGAGACAGAAGGAAGAGCAGTTCTGCATACAGCTTTGAGGGATTTTTCCGATAAAGAGATTTTAGTAGACGGAGAAAACATCAAACCTCAGATTAAAAAGGTTTTGGATCATATGAAATCTTTTTCCGAAAGTATTATTTCAGGAGCTCATAAAGGTTTCAGCGGAAAAGAAATTACAGATGTGGTGAACATCGGAATCGGCGGTTCGGATTTAGGGCCTGTGATGGTGGTTTCGGCTTTAAAACATTTTAAAACAAGGTTAAACGTTCATTTTGTTTCTAATGTGGACGGAAATCATATTGCAGAAGTCGTGAAAGACCTCAATCCTGAAACAACGCTGTTCATCATTGCTTCTAAAACATTTACTACCCAGGAAACAATGACGAATGCTCATTCTGCAAGAGACTGGTTCTTAAAAGCAGGAAAACAAGAAGATGTAGCGAAACACTTTGTGGCTTTATCTACTAACGTCCAAGCGGTTAAAGACTTTGGAATTGCGGAAGAGAATATCTTCGAATTCTGGGATTGGGTGGGCGGAAGATACTCACTATGGAGCGCCATCGGATTAAGTATCGTCTTGGCTGTAGGTTATGAAAACTTCGAACAATTACTCAGAGGAGCTTACGATACAGACCAGCATTTCCAGACAGCAGATTTTGCTGAAAACATTCCAGTTTTAATGGGATTGATCGGAATCTGGTACCGTAATTTTTATGCAGCGACAACGGTTGCGATTCTTCCTTACTCACAATATTTAGACAGATTTCCGGCATATTTCCAGCAGGGAGATATGGAAAGCAACGGAAAATGTGTTGACAGAAACGGAGAGTTCGTAGAATATGAAACAGGACCCATCATTTGGGGAGAACCGGGAACAAACGGACAACATGCTTTCTATCAATTAATTCACCAGGGAACAGAACTGATTCCTGCTGATTTCATTGCTTACGCTAAAAGTCCAAACAAAGTTTCCGATCATCAGGATAAATTATTAGCCAATTTCTTCGCTCAGACTGAAGCTCTTGCCTTCGGAAAAACAGAAGAAGAGGTAGAAGCGGAATTAAAGGCCTCAGGAAAATCTGATGAAGAAATTGATTTCTTATTAAATTATAAAGTTTTCCAGGGAAATACACCTACCAACTCTATACTTTTCAATGAATTAACTCCTTTTTCATTAGGGCAGCTAATCGCATTGTACGAGCATAAAATTTTCGTTCAGGGCGTAATCTGGAACATTTTCAGTTTCGACCAGTTCGGGGTGGAATTAGGGAAAGTTTTAGCGAATAAAATTCTTCCGGAACTTGAAAGTAATGACACCGTTAGCGCTCATGATTCTTCAACCAATGGATTAATTAATTATTATAAAGCAAACAAATAA
- a CDS encoding type II toxin-antitoxin system RelE/ParE family toxin has product MAFEIFQYPEANQDILDAVDYYKTISNSTVSNFEKQLSKAYDQLERNPFFQIRYDDVRVLPIKKFPYIILFHIDEIQKHVYVISVFCTHQNPEKYP; this is encoded by the coding sequence ATGGCATTTGAAATCTTCCAATATCCTGAAGCAAATCAGGACATTTTAGACGCCGTAGATTATTATAAAACGATTTCTAATTCAACAGTATCGAATTTTGAAAAGCAATTATCAAAAGCATATGATCAGCTGGAAAGAAATCCCTTTTTTCAAATTCGTTATGATGACGTAAGAGTACTTCCTATAAAAAAGTTTCCTTACATTATTTTATTTCACATAGATGAAATTCAAAAACACGTCTATGTAATTTCCGTTTTCTGCACCCATCAGAATCCGGAAAAATATCCTTAA
- a CDS encoding bifunctional 5,10-methylenetetrahydrofolate dehydrogenase/5,10-methenyltetrahydrofolate cyclohydrolase, whose protein sequence is MAEILDGLKISKEIKQEIKAEVEKIVAGKRRAPHLVAILVGNNGASKAYVNSKVKDCEEVGFQSSLIKFPSTVSESELLEKIDELNKSKAVDGFIVQLPLPDQIDQEKIINAIDPRKDVDGFHPENFGRMALEMDTFLPATPFGILTLLERYNIETKGKDCVIIGRSKIVGRPMSILMGRKDFPGNSTVTLTHSYTKDIEEYTKKADIVITALGDPHFLKGDMIKEGAVIVDVGITRVDDDSPKGYYLAGDVDFDSCAAKASWITPVPGGVGPMTRAMLMKNTIIAYKTSVYND, encoded by the coding sequence ATGGCAGAAATTCTTGACGGACTAAAAATATCCAAAGAAATAAAACAGGAAATAAAGGCTGAAGTTGAAAAAATTGTTGCCGGGAAAAGACGTGCACCACATTTGGTGGCTATTCTTGTAGGAAACAATGGAGCGAGCAAAGCTTATGTCAATTCAAAAGTAAAAGACTGTGAAGAAGTTGGCTTTCAATCAAGCCTTATAAAATTTCCAAGCACTGTTTCAGAATCTGAGTTACTGGAAAAAATTGATGAATTAAATAAATCCAAAGCGGTTGACGGATTTATCGTTCAGTTGCCTTTGCCGGATCAGATCGACCAGGAAAAAATCATTAATGCTATTGATCCAAGAAAAGATGTTGACGGTTTTCACCCTGAAAATTTCGGAAGAATGGCATTGGAAATGGATACTTTCCTGCCTGCTACGCCATTTGGTATTTTAACATTACTGGAAAGATACAATATTGAAACAAAAGGTAAAGACTGTGTTATCATCGGAAGAAGTAAAATCGTAGGAAGACCGATGAGTATCCTTATGGGAAGAAAAGATTTCCCGGGAAATTCTACGGTTACCTTAACACACTCTTATACAAAAGACATCGAAGAATATACTAAAAAAGCAGACATTGTTATTACTGCATTAGGTGATCCTCATTTCCTGAAAGGAGATATGATTAAAGAAGGTGCCGTAATTGTTGACGTAGGAATTACAAGAGTAGACGACGACTCTCCGAAAGGATATTATCTGGCTGGTGACGTAGACTTTGACAGCTGTGCAGCAAAAGCAAGCTGGATTACACCGGTTCCGGGAGGAGTTGGGCCTATGACAAGAGCGATGTTGATGAAAAATACAATCATTGCTTACAAAACTTCGGTCTACAACGATTAA
- a CDS encoding 7-carboxy-7-deazaguanine synthase QueE — protein MDLVEDILLKEGKMLPVMEHFYTLQGEGAHTGKAAYFIRLGGCDVGCHWCDVKESWDPNLHPLMNAKEIAETAAKHCKTIVLTGGEPLMWNLDILTSRLKELGCSIHIETSGAYPLSGQIDWITLSPKKTGLPKEEIYQKAHELKVIVFNNNDFKFAQEQAAKVSESCTLYLQSEWSKRDEMYPKITDFILEHPEWRASVQTHKYLNIP, from the coding sequence ATGGACTTAGTAGAAGATATATTATTAAAAGAAGGTAAAATGCTCCCTGTGATGGAGCATTTTTACACTCTTCAGGGAGAAGGAGCACATACCGGAAAAGCAGCCTATTTTATCCGGCTGGGTGGCTGCGACGTAGGGTGCCATTGGTGCGATGTAAAGGAAAGCTGGGATCCGAACCTGCATCCGCTGATGAATGCAAAAGAAATTGCAGAAACAGCAGCAAAGCACTGTAAGACAATTGTTTTAACAGGTGGAGAGCCATTGATGTGGAACCTTGATATTTTAACATCAAGACTAAAAGAACTGGGCTGCTCTATTCATATTGAAACTTCAGGAGCTTATCCGTTGAGCGGGCAGATCGACTGGATCACATTATCTCCCAAAAAAACCGGCCTCCCAAAAGAGGAAATTTATCAAAAAGCACATGAGCTGAAAGTTATTGTATTTAATAATAATGACTTTAAATTCGCCCAGGAGCAGGCAGCAAAGGTTTCAGAGAGCTGTACACTATACCTCCAGAGCGAATGGAGCAAACGTGACGAAATGTACCCTAAAATTACAGATTTCATTCTCGAACATCCGGAGTGGAGAGCTTCCGTGCAGACCCATAAGTATCTGAATATTCCATAA
- a CDS encoding exopolysaccharide biosynthesis polyprenyl glycosylphosphotransferase, whose translation MQRIRYSRYLKSIIILLDLVVIASIFIFFFLTRNQTLKYNEETWYQNAFSLALLFLFWILLSGRTGIYNIPRNLTYTLFLERIFIHFLLFILGVLLIGKVSYNVFFNSDIYWLSFYLFFFIFFVRSMIFFGIKYVRSLGINHRNVMFIHENSSTEVLKNILRDRRDYGYKIFEYPNEEIKTDQLIEFWKENGIHTLFIPLENSYTHNTEKEIFKLAEANKVHISLIPNITQSDFFLYNMGYIQTQPVLNQVKYPLEYYSNYLMKRIFDIIFSLVILIGVCSWLFPIVAVLIKLTSKGPVFFIQERYGFHEEVFKCIKFRTMIVNDESSTKTTEENDKRITPFGKFLRKTSLDEMPQFLNVLKGDMSIVGPRPHMLAVDNYYKPKIGRYSLRSMVTPGITGLAQVNGLRGDAGDVEVEMNKRVLADAFYVRNWSFMLDLVIILKTILLVIGGDKNAK comes from the coding sequence ATGCAGAGAATACGCTATTCCAGATATCTTAAATCCATCATTATCCTGCTTGACCTTGTGGTTATTGCATCAATTTTCATATTCTTTTTTTTAACAAGGAATCAGACTCTGAAATACAATGAGGAAACCTGGTATCAGAATGCCTTTTCTTTAGCATTGCTTTTTTTATTCTGGATTCTTTTAAGCGGAAGAACAGGAATTTACAATATTCCCAGAAACCTTACCTATACTTTGTTTCTGGAAAGAATCTTCATTCATTTTTTGTTATTTATTCTTGGGGTATTGCTGATTGGAAAAGTAAGCTACAATGTATTTTTTAATTCAGATATTTACTGGCTTTCCTTCTATCTCTTCTTTTTTATTTTTTTTGTAAGATCGATGATATTTTTCGGAATCAAATATGTCCGAAGCCTTGGGATCAACCACCGGAACGTGATGTTTATACATGAGAATAGCTCTACGGAAGTTTTAAAAAATATATTAAGGGACAGAAGGGATTACGGCTATAAAATTTTTGAATATCCAAATGAGGAAATCAAAACCGATCAGCTGATTGAATTCTGGAAGGAAAACGGAATCCACACGCTGTTCATTCCTCTGGAAAATTCTTATACGCACAATACGGAAAAAGAAATTTTCAAACTGGCAGAAGCGAATAAAGTACACATCTCATTGATTCCCAATATTACACAAAGTGATTTTTTCCTTTACAATATGGGATATATACAGACACAGCCCGTTCTTAATCAGGTAAAATATCCGCTGGAATATTATTCTAATTATTTGATGAAAAGAATTTTCGATATCATCTTTTCTTTGGTCATTTTGATTGGAGTATGTTCGTGGCTTTTTCCTATTGTTGCTGTTTTAATCAAATTAACATCAAAAGGACCTGTATTTTTTATTCAGGAGAGATATGGATTTCATGAAGAGGTTTTTAAATGCATCAAATTCCGTACAATGATCGTTAATGACGAATCGTCAACAAAAACAACTGAAGAAAATGATAAAAGGATCACTCCTTTCGGAAAGTTTCTGAGAAAAACCAGTCTTGACGAAATGCCTCAGTTTCTGAATGTCTTGAAAGGTGACATGTCCATCGTAGGACCAAGGCCTCATATGCTTGCGGTAGACAATTATTACAAACCAAAAATAGGACGCTACAGCCTGAGAAGCATGGTAACTCCCGGAATTACAGGTCTTGCTCAGGTAAACGGACTTCGCGGAGATGCCGGAGATGTGGAAGTGGAAATGAATAAAAGAGTTCTGGCGGATGCATTTTATGTAAGAAACTGGAGTTTCATGCTTGATCTGGTCATCATCTTAAAAACCATTTTGCTGGTGATTGGCGGAGATAAAAATGCAAAATAA
- a CDS encoding MlaE family ABC transporter permease: protein MLKKFFTAVGEYIILLGKSIQKPQKMNVFWKLLMREINDLGVNSFGLVIFTSIFVGAVVAIQMFNNFDASSFPIPPSFVGYATKAVLVLEFSPTIISLILAGKVGSYIASSIGTMRVSEQIDALDIMGVNSPNFLIFPKIVACVIFNPLLIAISIVFGIGGGYIAGILTGNWTTNDYIVGIQMYMPNLFIYYAFTKTIVFAFIIATVPSYFGYNVKGGSLEVGRASTQAVVWTMVFIILSELLLTQLILS, encoded by the coding sequence ATGTTAAAAAAGTTTTTTACAGCAGTCGGAGAATACATTATCCTTCTCGGTAAATCTATACAGAAGCCACAGAAAATGAATGTTTTCTGGAAGCTGCTCATGAGAGAAATAAATGACTTAGGCGTTAATTCATTTGGTCTTGTCATCTTCACTTCTATATTTGTAGGAGCAGTTGTGGCCATTCAGATGTTTAATAATTTTGATGCTTCATCGTTCCCTATTCCGCCATCATTTGTAGGATATGCTACAAAAGCCGTTTTGGTTCTGGAATTTTCTCCTACCATTATAAGTCTTATCCTTGCCGGTAAAGTAGGTTCTTACATTGCCTCCAGTATCGGAACCATGAGGGTTTCCGAGCAGATTGACGCTTTGGATATTATGGGAGTAAATTCTCCTAATTTTCTTATTTTTCCTAAAATTGTAGCGTGTGTAATCTTTAATCCTCTACTTATTGCCATAAGTATTGTTTTTGGTATTGGCGGAGGTTATATAGCCGGGATTTTAACCGGAAACTGGACTACCAATGATTATATTGTAGGAATACAGATGTATATGCCGAATCTGTTTATTTATTATGCATTCACAAAAACAATTGTTTTTGCTTTTATCATAGCAACAGTACCTTCATATTTTGGATATAATGTAAAAGGAGGATCTTTGGAAGTAGGGAGAGCAAGTACACAGGCAGTAGTTTGGACAATGGTTTTCATTATCCTTTCGGAATTACTATTAACCCAATTAATATTAAGCTAA
- a CDS encoding ABC transporter ATP-binding protein: protein MIEVKDLKKSFDQVEVLKGISTTFDKGKVNLIIGQSGSGKTVFLKSLLNVYQPTSGEILFDGKDINVMSREEKQHLRSEIGTVFQGSALFDSLTVEENIMFPLDMFTNLTFREKKRRVFEVIGRVHLDKANKKFPSEISGGMQKRVAIARAIVNNPKYLFCDEPNSGLDPYTSNVIDDLLLEITQEYNTTTIINTHDMNSVMTIGEKIVYLRLGIKEWEGNKDILITAGNKNLIDFVYSSELFKELREYLLENNKTIDNTITKIEDNEKDS, encoded by the coding sequence ATGATTGAGGTAAAAGATCTTAAAAAAAGTTTTGATCAGGTTGAGGTACTTAAAGGGATTTCAACTACATTCGATAAAGGAAAGGTCAATCTGATCATTGGGCAGAGTGGATCCGGAAAAACGGTATTCCTTAAAAGTCTGCTTAATGTTTATCAGCCAACTTCCGGAGAAATTCTATTTGACGGTAAGGATATCAATGTGATGTCAAGAGAAGAAAAGCAGCATCTTCGCTCCGAGATCGGAACGGTTTTCCAGGGAAGTGCCTTGTTCGATTCTTTAACAGTAGAAGAAAATATTATGTTCCCGCTGGATATGTTTACCAATTTAACATTCAGGGAAAAGAAAAGACGGGTTTTCGAGGTTATCGGAAGAGTACATCTTGATAAAGCTAATAAAAAATTTCCTTCCGAAATTTCCGGGGGTATGCAGAAACGGGTAGCGATTGCAAGAGCAATTGTGAATAATCCCAAATATCTTTTCTGTGATGAACCGAATTCCGGTCTGGATCCTTACACCTCCAATGTAATCGATGATCTGCTGCTGGAAATTACCCAGGAATACAATACCACTACTATCATCAATACCCACGATATGAATTCTGTAATGACAATTGGCGAGAAAATTGTATACCTGAGATTAGGAATCAAGGAATGGGAAGGAAATAAAGACATCCTGATTACGGCGGGTAATAAAAATCTTATTGACTTTGTATATTCTTCGGAATTATTTAAAGAACTGAGAGAGTATCTGCTTGAGAACAATAAAACGATTGATAATACAATTACAAAAATAGAAGACAATGAAAAAGATTCTTAG
- a CDS encoding outer membrane beta-barrel protein: MKKILSIALIGFSLFASAQISLAGKANLIFPTGSPSWQNIKGTVNQAIEGEGKNNAGFNVGLSLKVGLPTSFFLMPELYYTNFKNEFTAANTTFDIKSSRLDLPVLLGYNILGNTLGVFVGPVASYNLAKEDTFNDFKENARDNFTVGYQFGAQLEISKLILNARYEGAFSKDSRNFINRVSGEEIRYDNRPNLFMVGVGYKF, translated from the coding sequence ATGAAAAAGATTCTTAGTATAGCTTTAATAGGGTTTTCCCTATTTGCTTCTGCACAGATTTCTTTGGCAGGAAAGGCAAATTTAATTTTTCCTACAGGATCTCCGTCATGGCAGAATATCAAAGGAACGGTAAACCAGGCCATTGAAGGCGAAGGTAAAAACAATGCAGGTTTTAACGTGGGTCTTTCATTAAAAGTAGGATTGCCAACCTCATTTTTCCTGATGCCGGAATTGTACTACACCAATTTTAAAAATGAATTTACTGCCGCCAATACAACTTTTGATATCAAGAGCAGCAGGCTGGATCTTCCTGTGCTTTTAGGATACAATATTTTAGGAAATACTCTTGGCGTTTTTGTAGGTCCTGTGGCGAGCTACAATTTGGCTAAAGAAGACACTTTTAATGATTTTAAAGAAAATGCCAGGGATAATTTTACCGTAGGATACCAATTCGGTGCTCAGCTTGAAATCTCTAAATTGATTCTTAATGCCAGATACGAAGGTGCTTTCAGTAAAGATTCCAGAAATTTTATCAACCGAGTTTCAGGTGAAGAGATAAGATATGACAACAGACCTAACCTTTTTATGGTAGGTGTAGGTTATAAGTTTTAA
- a CDS encoding M48 family metallopeptidase produces MKFTNLLGIGASALIVAACTTNPITGRSSLQLANNSEILTMSAQEYRSTLGKSKVITGTADAKKVVNVGSRIKSAAERYYQSIGRSGDLANYNWEFNLIQSNELNAWCMPGGKVAVYTGILPVTKNENGLAVVMGHEVSHALAGHGNERISQAMVAQYGGAILGGSISNAQWANVFEAVYPIGSQVALLKYGRNQESEADQMGLYIMGMAGYDPREAIPFWERMEAASKGARQPEFLSTHPNPETRISDINKNLPKALEYYRAAGGKM; encoded by the coding sequence ATGAAATTTACAAATTTATTAGGAATAGGGGCTTCGGCTCTTATTGTTGCTGCTTGTACGACCAATCCAATCACGGGAAGGTCTTCTTTACAGCTGGCAAATAATTCAGAAATCCTGACCATGTCTGCTCAGGAGTACAGATCAACATTAGGAAAATCCAAAGTTATAACAGGAACAGCAGATGCCAAAAAGGTAGTCAATGTAGGATCGAGAATTAAATCTGCTGCAGAAAGATATTATCAGTCCATCGGCCGTTCGGGGGATCTTGCCAATTATAATTGGGAATTTAATCTTATTCAGAGTAATGAGCTTAATGCATGGTGTATGCCTGGCGGAAAAGTAGCGGTTTACACAGGAATTTTGCCCGTTACCAAAAATGAAAACGGATTGGCTGTGGTAATGGGGCATGAAGTGTCACACGCCTTGGCCGGACATGGAAATGAAAGGATTTCTCAGGCAATGGTTGCTCAATACGGTGGAGCAATCTTAGGAGGAAGTATTTCCAATGCACAGTGGGCCAATGTTTTTGAAGCGGTTTATCCTATCGGATCACAGGTCGCTTTATTGAAATACGGAAGAAATCAGGAGTCTGAAGCAGATCAGATGGGACTTTACATCATGGGAATGGCAGGATACGATCCAAGAGAGGCAATTCCTTTCTGGGAAAGAATGGAGGCGGCTTCAAAGGGAGCAAGACAGCCGGAATTTTTATCTACTCACCCTAATCCTGAAACCAGAATCTCAGATATTAATAAAAATTTACCTAAAGCACTGGAATATTACAGAGCTGCAGGAGGAAAAATGTAA